In the Phormidium ambiguum IAM M-71 genome, one interval contains:
- a CDS encoding DUF1636 family protein gives MTKHVLFVCKSCAFSSSQREHLGESGGYHLLQNLLDLQAEWNLRSQYRIEPVSCLSGCSRSCAIAFSAANKTTLMFGDLPPLESASAILQLAEQYYASPDGIVPYQERPEVLKKGILARIPPLPNC, from the coding sequence GCTTTTTCGTCTAGTCAGCGCGAACATTTAGGGGAATCTGGCGGTTATCATTTACTGCAAAACTTGTTAGATTTGCAAGCAGAATGGAATTTGCGATCGCAGTATAGAATTGAACCAGTCTCCTGTTTAAGTGGCTGTAGCCGATCTTGTGCGATCGCCTTTTCCGCTGCTAATAAAACTACCTTAATGTTTGGCGACTTACCACCATTAGAAAGCGCCTCTGCGATTCTACAATTAGCAGAACAATATTATGCTAGCCCTGATGGAATAGTACCTTACCAAGAGCGTCCTGAAGTTTTGAAAAAGGGAATTTTAGCCAGAATTCCACCATTGCCAAATTGCTAA